The Bacillota bacterium genome has a window encoding:
- a CDS encoding ribulose-phosphate 3-epimerase, with protein sequence MKRSMTKERGAATFLNDRIFTSNHVKIAPSILSANFAMLASEIEKVSSADMIHVDVMDGRFVPNITIGPPVVASLRRVIPKPMVMDVHLMIEQPENYIEAFAEAGSDILTVHAEATDHLYRLLEGIKQKGMKAGVALNPATPACAIQHVLDLVDVVLVMTVEPGFGGQRFIESMVPKICDVKKMLARVGSPALIEVDGGIAMGTAPAVVKAGARILVAGTSVFGAADPRKAVEELRQAGERALSIIL encoded by the coding sequence ATGAAAAGAAGTATGACAAAGGAAAGGGGGGCCGCAACGTTCTTGAATGACAGGATCTTTACTTCCAACCATGTCAAGATTGCTCCTTCCATCTTGTCGGCCAATTTCGCGATGCTGGCTTCGGAAATCGAGAAGGTCTCATCAGCTGATATGATACATGTGGATGTCATGGATGGGCGATTTGTGCCCAATATCACCATAGGGCCGCCAGTGGTCGCTTCCTTGAGGCGCGTGATCCCTAAACCCATGGTTATGGATGTTCATCTTATGATCGAACAACCAGAAAATTACATAGAGGCCTTTGCTGAGGCGGGAAGCGATATCCTCACTGTCCACGCTGAGGCCACTGATCATCTCTATCGTTTGCTAGAGGGCATCAAGCAGAAAGGCATGAAAGCAGGTGTCGCGCTGAATCCGGCTACGCCGGCGTGTGCTATTCAACATGTTCTCGACCTGGTGGACGTCGTGCTTGTTATGACGGTGGAACCTGGATTTGGCGGTCAGAGATTCATTGAATCCATGGTGCCCAAGATTTGTGATGTAAAGAAAATGCTCGCGCGCGTGGGATCGCCTGCTTTGATAGAAGTAGATGGTGGGATCGCGATGGGAACCGCGCCTGCCGTGGTAAAGGCCGGGGCCAGGATATTGGTTGCCGGCACATCCGTTTTTGGGGCTGCTGATCCCCGCAAAGCAGTAGAGGAACTTCGGCAAGCGGGTGAGAGAGCCCTTTCCATCATATTATAG